The Xenopus tropicalis strain Nigerian chromosome 2, UCB_Xtro_10.0, whole genome shotgun sequence genome window below encodes:
- the rilp gene encoding rab-interacting lysosomal protein isoform X1, whose product MEALWVKSPGSLSVQDVYSMAVCLGSELQTLTEQYGPDAVSGVVPQVVRVLELLESYVGGSGRERSCTEEELLIRAVHRLQLSSREEPSPADLQEQLLEAQKKEHVLQNRLSQLTEENQELLGQLAERKSKEDCAAREERDLMLQLKKVVDMQRDQIRALTHETTQRNKDAEALQEQLDRFMKMNEDLRHKMSVLQAQLKSSLQRKTELEALLQEKRKESDALSKTIVVAPGIPDSNMNTSLCATVKEDSRSSQPCFTKEEVKQILQERHELKTNLFLVNEELQYYQRELLNDERIPSLLLCGIKSAIKKQRKKIKAKMLGITESATSSSDEEDNTWAQAAGTDCVDSKPADSKIKSLFGTWYSKPVADTGPWEIITPKEINQEQKGETSSEND is encoded by the exons ATGGAGGCGCTGTGGGTGAAGAGCCCCGGGTCTCTGTCGGTACAGGATGTGTACAGTATGGCGGTGTGTCTCGGCTCCGAACTGCAGACCCTAACAGAGCAGTATGGGCCGGACGCGGTATCGGGCGTAGTGCCGCAGGTGGTCCGTGTCCTAGAGTTGCTGGAGAGCTACGTGGGGGGGTCCGggagggagaggagctgcacggAGGAAGAGCTGCTCATCAGAGCCGTGCACAGGTTGCAGCTCAGCAGCAGAGAGGAGCCGTCCCCGGCG GATCTCCAGGAGCAGCTGCTTGAAGCTCAGAAAAAGGAGCATGTTCTACAGAATCGGCTGTCCCAGCTCACAGAAGAGAACCAGGAACTTCTTGGTCAGTTGGCTGAGCGCAAATCAAAGGAAG ATTGTGCTGCGAGAGAGGAGCGGGACCTAATGCTTCAGCTGAAAAAGGTAGTGGACATGCAGCGGGACCAGATTCGCGCACTGACGCATGAAACCACACAGAGAAACAAGGACGCAGAAGCG TTGCAGGAACAATTGGACAGATTCATGAAAATGAACGAAGACTTGCGCCATAAAATGTCTGTGCTCCAAGCCCAGCTTAAAAGCTCTCTGCAGAGAAAAACTGAACTGGAAGCCTTGCTACAGGAAAAGCGGAAAGAGAGTGACGCTTTGTCTAAAACCATTGTTGTAGCCCCTGGTATCCCAGACAGCAATATG AACACCTCATTATGTGCCACTGTAAAAGAGGATTCCAGGTCTAGCCAACCATGTTTCACAAAGGAGGAAGTTAAGCAGATCTTACAGGAACGCCATGAGTTGAAGACAAACTTATTCCTTGTGAATGAGGAATTGCAGTATTATCAAAG GGAGTTGCTGAATGATGAAAGGATACCAAGTCTCCTGTTGTGTGGAATAAAATCTGCAATAAAAAAGCAACGGAAAAAGATCAAGGCCAAAATGCTGGGAATCACGGAGTCTGCAACTAGCAG CAGCGATGAAGAGGATAACACTTGGGCGCAGGCAGCTGGCACAGACTGTGTGGATTCCAAGCCTGCAGATTCCAAAATCAAGAGTTT GTTTGGCACATGGTACAGCAAGCCGGTAGCTGATACAGGACCGTGGGAGATTATTACTCCAAAGGAAATCAACCAGGAACAGAAGGGAGAAACATCTAGTGAAAATGACTGA
- the rilp gene encoding rab-interacting lysosomal protein, whose product MEALWVKSPGSLSVQDVYSMAVCLGSELQTLTEQYGPDAVSGVVPQVVRVLELLESYVGGSGRERSCTEEELLIRAVHRLQLSSREEPSPADLQEQLLEAQKKEHVLQNRLSQLTEENQELLGQLAERKSKEDCAAREERDLMLQLKKVVDMQRDQIRALTHETTQRNKDAEALQEQLDRFMKMNEDLRHKMSVLQAQLKSSLQRKTELEALLQEKRKESDALSKTIVVAPGIPDSNMNTSLCATVKEDSRSSQPCFTKEEVKQILQERHELKTNLFLVNEELQYYQRELLNDERIPSLLLCGIKSAIKKQRKKIKAKMLGITESATSSDEEDNTWAQAAGTDCVDSKPADSKIKSLFGTWYSKPVADTGPWEIITPKEINQEQKGETSSEND is encoded by the exons ATGGAGGCGCTGTGGGTGAAGAGCCCCGGGTCTCTGTCGGTACAGGATGTGTACAGTATGGCGGTGTGTCTCGGCTCCGAACTGCAGACCCTAACAGAGCAGTATGGGCCGGACGCGGTATCGGGCGTAGTGCCGCAGGTGGTCCGTGTCCTAGAGTTGCTGGAGAGCTACGTGGGGGGGTCCGggagggagaggagctgcacggAGGAAGAGCTGCTCATCAGAGCCGTGCACAGGTTGCAGCTCAGCAGCAGAGAGGAGCCGTCCCCGGCG GATCTCCAGGAGCAGCTGCTTGAAGCTCAGAAAAAGGAGCATGTTCTACAGAATCGGCTGTCCCAGCTCACAGAAGAGAACCAGGAACTTCTTGGTCAGTTGGCTGAGCGCAAATCAAAGGAAG ATTGTGCTGCGAGAGAGGAGCGGGACCTAATGCTTCAGCTGAAAAAGGTAGTGGACATGCAGCGGGACCAGATTCGCGCACTGACGCATGAAACCACACAGAGAAACAAGGACGCAGAAGCG TTGCAGGAACAATTGGACAGATTCATGAAAATGAACGAAGACTTGCGCCATAAAATGTCTGTGCTCCAAGCCCAGCTTAAAAGCTCTCTGCAGAGAAAAACTGAACTGGAAGCCTTGCTACAGGAAAAGCGGAAAGAGAGTGACGCTTTGTCTAAAACCATTGTTGTAGCCCCTGGTATCCCAGACAGCAATATG AACACCTCATTATGTGCCACTGTAAAAGAGGATTCCAGGTCTAGCCAACCATGTTTCACAAAGGAGGAAGTTAAGCAGATCTTACAGGAACGCCATGAGTTGAAGACAAACTTATTCCTTGTGAATGAGGAATTGCAGTATTATCAAAG GGAGTTGCTGAATGATGAAAGGATACCAAGTCTCCTGTTGTGTGGAATAAAATCTGCAATAAAAAAGCAACGGAAAAAGATCAAGGCCAAAATGCTGGGAATCACGGAGTCTGCAACTAGCAG CGATGAAGAGGATAACACTTGGGCGCAGGCAGCTGGCACAGACTGTGTGGATTCCAAGCCTGCAGATTCCAAAATCAAGAGTTT GTTTGGCACATGGTACAGCAAGCCGGTAGCTGATACAGGACCGTGGGAGATTATTACTCCAAAGGAAATCAACCAGGAACAGAAGGGAGAAACATCTAGTGAAAATGACTGA